A single region of the Branchiostoma lanceolatum isolate klBraLanc5 chromosome 1, klBraLanc5.hap2, whole genome shotgun sequence genome encodes:
- the LOC136423968 gene encoding uncharacterized protein, with protein MRSYRSSAVEDYVIFKLDVEGAEYEILEKMIKEGTFKWIDKFYGEFHNWTPVPGWTTERKQELRHTMTTHGIKILDWAGEHERYEDLEDLCKIDLPEDTPGAAGVVYSNCSRSPGGHTRLALTVQVGMNRKAAHKLVETIRAHPSNMPVTLFVYGDFVQSFPDLITKWADRYTIGIRGNAPFPADHWILQNANVMRMGMISAVQRMKEVGLEPAYFSPAGLSQKVKDIAKKRGLRIIQPTTMFSPNIGTLLTEDNYYKYRDVERTPKALRILYERISKGGILSLDSDHPDSYMISAFLMDYLYENSGFELVSMDNCLK; from the exons ATGCGTAGCTATAGGTCCTCCG CCGTGGAAGACTAtgttattttcaaacttgacgtCGAGGGAGCTGAGTACGAGATcttggagaagatgatcaaagAAGGGACCTTCAAGTGGATAGACAA GTTTTATGGTGAGTTCCACAACTGGACTCCGGTACCGGGATGgacaacagaaagaaaacaagaacttAGGCATACCATGACTACCCATGGCATCAAAATCCTTGATTGGGCAGGGGAGCACGAGAGATACGAAGATTTGGAAGATCTTTGCAAAATTGAC CTCCCGGAGGACACCCCTGGAGCAGCTGGAGTGGTCTACTCCAACTGTTCCCGATCCCCCGGCGGTCACACCAGGCTGGCCCTGACGGTTCAGGTCGGGATGAACAGGAAGGCGGCCCACAAGCTAGTGGAGACCATCAGGGCGCACCCCAGCAACATGCCGGTCACACTCTTCGTGTACGGGGACTTCGTGCAGAGCTTCCCGGACCTGATCACCAAGTGGGCCGACAGATACACTATAGGAATACGAGGA AACGCACCATTTCCGGCAGATCATTGGATCCTACAGAACGCTAACGTGATGCGGATGGGTATGATATCGGCCGTACAACGGATGAAGGAAGTGGGGTTGGAACCAGCCTACTTCTCTCCTGCTGGCCTGTCGCAAAAAGTGAAAGATATAGCGAAGAAAAGAGGACTGAGGATCATTCAACCGACAACCATGTTTTCTCCGAACATTG GAACGCTGTTGACGGAAGACAACTACTATAAGTACCGAGACGTGGAGAGGACCCCCAAGGCGCTCCGGATCTTGTATGAACGCATCTCGAAAGGAGGGATTCTTAGTCTGGACAGCGACCATCCCGACAGCTACATGATCTCCGCCTTCCTCATGGACTATCTGTACGAAAACTCCGGCTTTGAACTTGTCAGTATGGACAACTGTTTGAAGTGA